The following are encoded in a window of Gramella sp. MT6 genomic DNA:
- a CDS encoding thioesterase family protein, which translates to MYSKKFEIRWSDLDANRHLANSAFVNFMSHTRMSFLMENGFGHKQLSHFNLGPIVFYEHIYYFKEIFAGEPVTVTLELSGLSEDGMFFEFTHRIYDHNGKNCATCEMMGSWINLETRKLTQLPEELFDRLDHTPKSEDFRTLTKEDTRRFGKKPQNLTTEELKDL; encoded by the coding sequence ATGTATAGCAAAAAGTTCGAAATAAGATGGAGTGATCTGGACGCCAACAGGCATTTGGCGAATTCGGCATTTGTAAATTTTATGAGTCATACTCGTATGAGTTTTCTGATGGAAAATGGATTTGGACATAAACAACTGTCTCATTTTAACCTCGGCCCCATTGTTTTTTACGAACACATCTATTATTTCAAGGAAATATTTGCAGGAGAACCTGTTACGGTAACACTTGAATTGAGCGGACTATCTGAAGATGGTATGTTCTTCGAATTTACGCACAGAATATATGACCATAACGGAAAGAATTGTGCTACCTGTGAAATGATGGGTTCCTGGATAAACCTGGAAACAAGAAAATTAACTCAATTGCCAGAGGAGCTTTTCGATAGATTAGATCATACTCCAAAATCTGAAGATTTTAGAACTCTCACAAAAGAGGATACACGTAGGTTTGGGAAAAAACCTCAAAACCTAACTACAGAGGAATTAAAAGACCTATAG
- a CDS encoding alpha/beta fold hydrolase codes for MPVISENYIPPGIFKSGDASTIYAATLRKVEIPIFERERIELSDGDFLDIDWSYPANRNSKNLVILLHGLAGKADRPYMKGMARAFNLKNWTAVGMNFRGCSDELNRLYKSYHAGASDDLAELMTHILSLKEYNKIALIGFSLGGNMLMKYLGENRSLPDEVIGAVGVSVPCDLSGSLGAINRMRNFVYSKRFELNLKQHLYERAEKFPDHLNKKDISACSSLRDIDDLYTSRAHGYKNAADYYKKTSALVYLKGIRKPTLMINAENDSFLSQKCYPIEIAENSEFLHLEIPKYGGHVGFVTRAPLYYHEKRAVEFIESL; via the coding sequence ATGCCGGTGATCTCAGAGAATTATATTCCGCCAGGAATTTTTAAAAGCGGTGATGCTTCCACGATCTACGCTGCCACTTTAAGAAAAGTAGAGATTCCAATCTTTGAAAGGGAAAGGATCGAACTAAGTGACGGTGATTTTTTAGATATAGATTGGAGCTATCCGGCGAACCGGAATTCTAAAAATCTGGTCATTCTACTACATGGTCTTGCCGGAAAAGCAGACAGGCCTTACATGAAAGGTATGGCCAGGGCTTTCAATTTAAAGAACTGGACCGCCGTGGGCATGAACTTTCGAGGTTGTAGTGATGAATTGAACCGTCTCTACAAAAGTTATCACGCGGGCGCGAGTGACGACCTTGCAGAATTAATGACCCATATATTATCGCTGAAAGAATATAATAAAATAGCTCTTATAGGTTTTAGTCTGGGTGGCAATATGCTCATGAAATACCTGGGCGAGAACCGCAGCCTTCCAGATGAAGTCATTGGAGCGGTAGGAGTATCTGTTCCATGTGATCTATCAGGTTCTCTGGGTGCCATTAACCGAATGAGAAACTTTGTGTATTCAAAAAGATTCGAGTTAAACCTAAAACAGCACTTGTATGAAAGAGCCGAAAAATTCCCTGACCATCTGAATAAAAAGGATATTTCGGCATGTAGCTCTTTAAGAGATATAGACGACCTGTATACTTCCAGGGCTCATGGTTACAAGAATGCTGCTGATTATTACAAAAAGACCAGCGCCCTTGTTTATTTAAAGGGTATTAGAAAGCCTACCTTAATGATCAATGCCGAAAACGACAGTTTCCTTTCTCAGAAATGTTACCCTATAGAGATCGCAGAAAATTCTGAATTTCTTCATCTGGAAATTCCAAAATATGGTGGGCATGTTGGTTTTGTTACCAGAGCTCCACTCTACTATCATGAAAAAAGAGCTGTAGAATTCATTGAATCACTATAA
- a CDS encoding YicC/YloC family endoribonuclease, producing the protein MIQSMTGFGKSVTQIPNKKITVELKSLNSKNFDLNARIPSQYREKELDLRNIISNSLGRGKVDLSIYVEYTGEQTSTNVNTEVVKNYMDQLKNIVDASEVELLKMAVKMPDALKTERDEIDDEEFKAIEGAVMDALTEINGFRTDEGNALEKDLSMRIANIKNLLDDVIKIDPDRVDAVRERLRKGIDEIKEQVDENRFEQELVYYIEKFDITEEKVRLDNHLDYFQKTLDSKDSNGRKLAFISQEIGREINTIGSKSNYAPMQQMVVQMKDELEKIKEQILNVL; encoded by the coding sequence ATGATTCAATCTATGACAGGCTTCGGGAAAAGCGTTACTCAAATTCCCAACAAGAAAATCACTGTAGAGCTAAAGTCTCTGAACAGTAAGAATTTTGACCTGAATGCTCGCATTCCGTCTCAGTACAGGGAAAAGGAATTAGATCTTCGGAATATCATCTCAAATTCTTTAGGTCGCGGCAAGGTAGATCTTTCCATCTATGTTGAATATACCGGGGAGCAAACATCTACCAATGTGAATACCGAGGTAGTAAAGAACTATATGGATCAACTGAAAAATATAGTAGATGCCAGTGAGGTAGAATTGCTGAAGATGGCTGTGAAAATGCCAGATGCACTAAAAACCGAAAGGGATGAGATAGACGATGAAGAATTCAAAGCTATTGAAGGTGCTGTTATGGATGCGTTAACCGAAATCAATGGTTTTAGAACCGATGAGGGTAATGCGCTGGAAAAAGATCTTAGCATGAGAATTGCGAACATCAAGAACCTTCTAGATGACGTGATCAAAATAGATCCAGACAGGGTTGATGCCGTGAGAGAAAGACTTAGAAAAGGCATCGATGAGATCAAAGAACAGGTAGACGAGAACAGATTTGAGCAAGAGCTTGTTTATTATATTGAGAAATTTGATATCACCGAAGAAAAGGTAAGACTTGACAACCACCTGGATTACTTTCAGAAGACTCTAGATTCCAAAGATTCCAACGGAAGGAAACTAGCTTTTATCTCCCAGGAAATTGGACGTGAGATCAACACGATAGGAAGTAAATCTAATTATGCTCCCATGCAGCAGATGGTGGTGCAAATGAAGGATGAGCTGGAGAAAATTAAGGAACAAATTCTAAATGTACTCTAA
- the gmk gene encoding guanylate kinase: MSEGKLIVFSAPSGSGKTTIVRHLLKHEELKLDFSISATSREPRGNEVDGKDYYFLSLSDFKQKIKNDEFLEWEEVYRDNFYGTLKSEVERIWNKGKHVIFDIDVVGGLDIKHIYPDRTLAVFVKPPSIEELKIRLKKRKTESDDKINMRVAKASIELATAPQFDFIIENNHLGTALKEAYSLVSNYVGAEKPKE; encoded by the coding sequence ATGAGCGAAGGGAAACTTATCGTTTTTTCTGCTCCTTCCGGGTCCGGGAAAACCACGATAGTACGTCACTTATTAAAGCATGAAGAATTGAAACTGGATTTTTCCATTTCGGCGACTTCACGCGAACCAAGAGGAAATGAGGTAGATGGGAAAGATTATTACTTTCTGTCTTTAAGCGATTTCAAGCAAAAGATCAAAAATGATGAATTCCTGGAATGGGAAGAAGTTTACCGTGATAATTTCTACGGAACATTGAAAAGCGAAGTAGAGCGTATCTGGAACAAAGGCAAACACGTTATTTTTGATATTGATGTTGTTGGAGGCCTGGATATTAAACATATTTATCCAGATAGAACGCTAGCCGTCTTTGTAAAGCCACCTAGTATCGAGGAATTAAAGATCCGCCTTAAGAAAAGGAAAACCGAAAGTGACGATAAAATTAATATGCGTGTAGCAAAGGCATCCATTGAGTTGGCTACCGCGCCTCAGTTCGACTTCATTATAGAGAACAATCATTTGGGTACGGCCTTGAAGGAAGCATATAGCCTTGTATCTAATTATGTTGGAGCTGAAAAACCAAAGGAATGA
- the nadD gene encoding nicotinate (nicotinamide) nucleotide adenylyltransferase has product MNRKVGLFFGTFNPIHTGHLIIANHMAEYSDLEEVWLVVTPHNPHKKKNTLLDNHHRLEMVYRACESYDKLKPSNIEFGLPQPNYTVHTLAHLQEKFPTNDFCLIMGEDNLRNFHKWKNSDVILENHEIYVYPRIAKGEIADRYKEHPKINRIDAPIVEISSTFIRKSIKDLKNVRPLLAEKVWEYMDQMNFYK; this is encoded by the coding sequence ATGAATAGAAAGGTAGGTTTGTTCTTTGGAACTTTTAACCCAATACATACCGGCCACCTGATCATTGCCAATCACATGGCTGAATACTCAGACCTGGAAGAGGTTTGGTTAGTGGTCACTCCGCACAATCCTCACAAGAAGAAAAACACTCTCCTTGATAATCACCATAGACTGGAAATGGTGTACAGGGCTTGTGAAAGCTATGATAAATTAAAACCGAGCAATATTGAATTTGGTTTACCGCAACCAAACTATACTGTACACACCCTGGCTCATCTTCAGGAAAAATTCCCTACGAACGATTTTTGTTTAATAATGGGAGAAGATAACCTGCGGAACTTCCACAAATGGAAGAATTCTGATGTAATCCTGGAGAATCATGAAATCTATGTCTATCCAAGGATCGCTAAGGGTGAAATTGCAGACAGGTATAAGGAACATCCAAAAATAAACAGGATAGATGCACCCATCGTGGAGATATCGTCTACTTTTATTAGAAAATCTATAAAGGATCTGAAGAATGTAAGGCCTTTACTAGCAGAAAAGGTGTGGGAGTATATGGATCAAATGAACTTTTATAAATAA
- the lysM gene encoding peptidoglycan-binding protein LysM produces MGIFSFIKEAGKKVFGIDNSDSKEVGVKDDLKQNEKAASKLEQTIKDLNLKAENLKIHIENDMAVISGKALDQATREKIILVVGNSEGIAQVDDKMDVQNTEPEAVFHTVERGDTLSKISKEHYGDANQYPLIFEANKPMLQDPDKIYPGQVLRIPPLGDKR; encoded by the coding sequence ATGGGAATATTTTCATTTATTAAGGAAGCCGGAAAGAAAGTTTTTGGGATCGATAATTCTGATTCTAAGGAGGTTGGAGTTAAGGATGATCTTAAGCAAAATGAGAAGGCAGCAAGTAAACTCGAGCAAACTATTAAAGATCTGAACCTTAAAGCTGAAAATTTAAAAATACATATTGAAAATGATATGGCAGTGATATCAGGGAAGGCCCTGGACCAGGCTACTAGAGAAAAGATAATCCTGGTAGTAGGAAACTCTGAAGGTATTGCTCAGGTTGATGATAAGATGGATGTTCAAAATACCGAACCTGAAGCTGTTTTTCATACGGTTGAAAGAGGTGATACTCTCAGTAAAATATCAAAAGAACATTACGGAGATGCGAATCAGTATCCGTTGATCTTCGAAGCGAATAAACCAATGTTGCAGGATCCAGATAAGATCTATCCTGGGCAGGTACTTAGAATTCCGCCACTAGGCGATAAAAGATAA
- a CDS encoding NAD(P)H-dependent glycerol-3-phosphate dehydrogenase codes for MDKAPSFGVIGGGSWATAIVKMLCENLDEVNWYMRSVYALEHIKKQDHNPNYLSSVEFDNNQLNLSNDINEVVEASEYIIFAIPSAFLKRELDNLTIPLKDKVVFSAIKGIVPETSLIVGEHFNEYFDVPMENIGILTGPCHAEEVALERLSYLTVACQDEKKAEIVAGYLGSDYITCKISDDVIGTEYAAVLKNIYAIAAGIAHGLGYGDNFQSVLMSNAIREMKKFIKKVHKMKRNINDSAYLGDLLVTGYSVFSRNRMFGNMIGKGYTVKSAQMEMSMIAEGYYATESAYKINKEKGAKTPIINAVYAILYEGKNPKKVFNKLVDKLD; via the coding sequence ATGGATAAAGCTCCTAGTTTTGGTGTTATTGGTGGTGGTAGTTGGGCCACGGCTATAGTAAAAATGTTGTGTGAAAACCTTGATGAGGTGAACTGGTATATGCGTAGTGTTTATGCACTGGAGCATATCAAAAAACAGGATCACAACCCTAATTATCTGAGTTCGGTAGAATTCGACAATAATCAGCTTAATCTTAGCAATGACATTAATGAAGTTGTAGAAGCTTCAGAATATATAATTTTTGCCATTCCCTCTGCATTTTTAAAGCGCGAGCTAGATAATTTGACGATTCCGCTAAAAGACAAAGTAGTTTTTTCTGCTATAAAAGGAATAGTTCCCGAAACAAGTTTGATCGTTGGAGAACATTTCAATGAATACTTTGACGTACCTATGGAAAATATAGGGATCCTAACCGGACCCTGTCACGCAGAAGAGGTTGCTCTGGAAAGACTATCATATTTAACCGTCGCCTGCCAGGATGAAAAAAAGGCTGAGATCGTTGCTGGTTATTTGGGCAGTGATTATATCACCTGTAAAATAAGCGATGATGTAATTGGAACGGAATACGCTGCGGTTTTAAAGAATATTTATGCTATTGCTGCGGGAATCGCCCACGGGCTTGGTTATGGAGATAATTTCCAAAGCGTACTTATGAGCAATGCCATTCGGGAAATGAAGAAATTCATTAAGAAAGTACATAAGATGAAAAGGAATATCAATGACTCCGCATACCTCGGAGACCTTCTGGTTACGGGATATTCTGTATTTAGTCGTAACCGTATGTTTGGGAATATGATTGGTAAGGGATATACGGTGAAAAGTGCTCAAATGGAAATGAGTATGATCGCTGAGGGCTACTATGCTACGGAAAGCGCTTACAAAATAAATAAAGAAAAAGGCGCAAAAACTCCTATAATCAATGCCGTCTATGCTATACTTTATGAAGGAAAGAATCCTAAGAAAGTATTCAATAAACTGGTTGACAAATTAGATTAG
- the pheS gene encoding phenylalanine--tRNA ligase subunit alpha: MIDKIKGHIADVESFNAKTKDKIEAFRIKYLGKKGILNEYFAEFKNVPNEEKKAFGQAINELKTAAQEKVNTLKEELENSQEEKGVYGDLSRPGEPVEIGSRHPISIVKNQITEIFSNIGFNVSEGPEMEDDWHNFTALNLPEYHPARDMQDTFFIQTDPDILLRTHTSSVQVRYMEENKPPIRTISPGRVFRNEAISARSHCIFHQVEGLYIDKDVSFADMKQTILYFTKQLFGKSKIRLRPSYFPFTEPSAEVDVYWGLETETDYRITKGTGWLEIMGCGMVDPNVLRNCNIDPKEYSGFAFGMGIERIAMLLYQIEDIRMFYENDIRFLEQFKSAL; the protein is encoded by the coding sequence ATGATCGATAAAATTAAAGGACATATCGCTGATGTTGAAAGCTTTAATGCTAAAACAAAAGACAAGATCGAAGCATTCCGAATAAAATATCTTGGTAAAAAAGGTATTTTGAATGAGTATTTTGCTGAATTCAAAAATGTTCCTAATGAGGAAAAGAAGGCTTTTGGACAGGCTATAAATGAATTGAAGACGGCGGCTCAGGAAAAAGTGAATACTTTAAAAGAGGAGCTTGAAAATAGCCAGGAAGAAAAAGGGGTTTACGGGGATCTTTCCAGGCCGGGAGAACCAGTTGAAATAGGTTCACGTCACCCGATATCAATCGTGAAGAATCAGATCACAGAGATCTTTTCGAACATAGGTTTTAATGTTTCTGAGGGACCTGAGATGGAAGATGACTGGCATAACTTTACTGCTTTGAACCTTCCGGAATATCATCCTGCGAGGGATATGCAGGATACTTTCTTTATTCAGACAGATCCTGATATTTTACTAAGAACCCATACCTCATCGGTTCAGGTAAGATACATGGAAGAAAATAAGCCGCCTATCAGGACGATCTCTCCGGGAAGAGTTTTCAGAAATGAGGCAATTTCAGCAAGATCACATTGTATTTTCCACCAGGTGGAAGGTTTGTATATAGACAAGGATGTTTCTTTCGCAGATATGAAGCAAACCATCCTTTATTTCACCAAGCAGTTGTTCGGAAAATCCAAGATAAGGTTAAGACCTTCTTATTTTCCATTTACTGAGCCGAGTGCTGAGGTTGATGTTTACTGGGGTCTTGAGACTGAAACAGATTACAGGATCACTAAAGGAACCGGGTGGCTGGAGATCATGGGCTGCGGAATGGTAGATCCAAACGTATTGAGAAATTGTAATATAGATCCTAAAGAATATTCTGGTTTCGCTTTTGGAATGGGAATAGAAAGGATCGCGATGCTATTATACCAGATAGAGGATATCCGTATGTTCTATGAAAATGATATTCGTTTTCTTGAGCAATTTAAATCGGCGCTGTAA